The following proteins come from a genomic window of Nicotiana tomentosiformis chromosome 12, ASM39032v3, whole genome shotgun sequence:
- the LOC104084915 gene encoding uncharacterized protein isoform X1 gives MFPAYAFYYFLIFDFKSLFLLAQSSFPQQSPKMNPELRSKVTRVADEFASTEFLQFEKDRAGLLFQFAETNTMFILTARLKGYTLGNIKIDINEERSMMVITCEKPVQETVMVGWTVLKKDVEIRKFTKAFKIPNGVILDQIMTNFNEEESILTITMPKREKGILGIGIQEVKEPELVKEIPQKPLEEKTLAEQVSQETEMRFPGFPSNIQKVHEDVEKHGVKDEVPRMETEMPKVEHKSQKTDDMVEEARETHSDQIGDDKLESKCLKDDKACEKANGIQEEEKTGEEDEDKLPQRRSKMFVPVVAGSAVILSFLVFAIHFMKNKNRPEKRKG, from the exons ATGTTTCCAGCATATGCTTTTTATTACTTTCTAATATTTGACTTTAAATCCTTATTTTTACTTGCTCAATCAAGTTTTCCCCAACAATCACCAAAAATGAATCCGGAATTGCGATCCAAAGTAACAAGAGTTGCAGATGAATTCGCCTCTACTGAATTTCTTCAGTTTGAGAAAGATCGAGCTGGCCTTCTTTTCCAGTTTGCAGAAACAAACACTATGTTCATCCTCACAGCTCGTTTGAAAG GTTATACGCTTGGAAACATAAAGATTGATATTAATGAGGAAAGGAGTATGATGGTGATAACATGTGAGAAGCCGGTCCAAGAGACTGTAATGGTGGGGTGGACAGTGCTAAAAAAAGatgtagaaattagaaaatttACAAAGGCTTTCAAGATTCCAAATGGGGTGATCTTGGATCAAATTATGACTAATTTTAATGAGGAAGAATCCATTCTGACTATTACAATGCCAAAGAGGGAGAAGGGAATTCTTGGAATTGGAATTCAGGAAGTGAAGGAGCCAGAGCTTGTTAAAGAAATACCACAAAAACCATTGGAGGAAAAGACTTTGGCAGAACAAGTGAGTCAAGAAACAGAAATGCGATTTCCAGGTTTTCCATCAAATATCCAAAAAGTTCATGAGGATGTGGAAAAACATGGTGTTAAAGATGAAGTTCCTCGAATGGAAACCGAAATGCCAAAAGTAGAACACAAGAGCCAGAAGACCGATGATATGGTTGAAGAAGCAAGGGAAACTCATAGTGATCAAATAGGTGATGATAAACTTGAATCTAAGTGCTTGAAAGATGATAAAGCTTGCGAAAAAGCAAATGGAATTCAAGAAGAAGAGAAGACTGGAGAAGAGGATGAGGATAAGCTGCCTCAGAGAAGGAGCAAGATGTTTGTACCTGTAGTTGCAGGCTCAGCTGTAATTTTATCTTTTCTTGTCTTTGCGATTCATTTCATGAAAAATAAGAATCGACCTGAAAAAAGAAAAGGTTAG
- the LOC104084915 gene encoding uncharacterized protein isoform X2 gives MNPELRSKVTRVADEFASTEFLQFEKDRAGLLFQFAETNTMFILTARLKGYTLGNIKIDINEERSMMVITCEKPVQETVMVGWTVLKKDVEIRKFTKAFKIPNGVILDQIMTNFNEEESILTITMPKREKGILGIGIQEVKEPELVKEIPQKPLEEKTLAEQVSQETEMRFPGFPSNIQKVHEDVEKHGVKDEVPRMETEMPKVEHKSQKTDDMVEEARETHSDQIGDDKLESKCLKDDKACEKANGIQEEEKTGEEDEDKLPQRRSKMFVPVVAGSAVILSFLVFAIHFMKNKNRPEKRKG, from the exons ATGAATCCGGAATTGCGATCCAAAGTAACAAGAGTTGCAGATGAATTCGCCTCTACTGAATTTCTTCAGTTTGAGAAAGATCGAGCTGGCCTTCTTTTCCAGTTTGCAGAAACAAACACTATGTTCATCCTCACAGCTCGTTTGAAAG GTTATACGCTTGGAAACATAAAGATTGATATTAATGAGGAAAGGAGTATGATGGTGATAACATGTGAGAAGCCGGTCCAAGAGACTGTAATGGTGGGGTGGACAGTGCTAAAAAAAGatgtagaaattagaaaatttACAAAGGCTTTCAAGATTCCAAATGGGGTGATCTTGGATCAAATTATGACTAATTTTAATGAGGAAGAATCCATTCTGACTATTACAATGCCAAAGAGGGAGAAGGGAATTCTTGGAATTGGAATTCAGGAAGTGAAGGAGCCAGAGCTTGTTAAAGAAATACCACAAAAACCATTGGAGGAAAAGACTTTGGCAGAACAAGTGAGTCAAGAAACAGAAATGCGATTTCCAGGTTTTCCATCAAATATCCAAAAAGTTCATGAGGATGTGGAAAAACATGGTGTTAAAGATGAAGTTCCTCGAATGGAAACCGAAATGCCAAAAGTAGAACACAAGAGCCAGAAGACCGATGATATGGTTGAAGAAGCAAGGGAAACTCATAGTGATCAAATAGGTGATGATAAACTTGAATCTAAGTGCTTGAAAGATGATAAAGCTTGCGAAAAAGCAAATGGAATTCAAGAAGAAGAGAAGACTGGAGAAGAGGATGAGGATAAGCTGCCTCAGAGAAGGAGCAAGATGTTTGTACCTGTAGTTGCAGGCTCAGCTGTAATTTTATCTTTTCTTGTCTTTGCGATTCATTTCATGAAAAATAAGAATCGACCTGAAAAAAGAAAAGGTTAG
- the LOC104084914 gene encoding UPF0496 protein At1g20180-like, whose protein sequence is MDNTRDEPSKTIKDWKNMKREARRSLNVNEEYLGALRTKSYGDFFLKAQLLVNNNLLSSPSQYTFSEILLDPGQETITSILESTNIFPGKYNLKSLLSNYFNISAQASKFCSHLLKSINQVQSDYTFVEQVLESIDDCSNSTDQHFGYLVLELRSFVIHSNPFSDLKKQDFTRINDEYSSILQHLKSKRKKVARKIKLIKGVNKASGVCVTAACGLVAVAAMVLAAHTLAAIIMGPAILSLPISPIKKKLTNLRFLKCGFLRKIGAQLDVAAKGTYILNRDFDTMSRLVDRLHDEIEHNKAMIQLCLDRREDSISLQVLKELKKSNVGFRKQVEELEEHVYLCLLTINRARALVIKEIDISCGSKINGDSQDNKTCI, encoded by the exons ATGGATAATACACGAGACGAACCTAGTAAAACCATCAAAG ATTGGAAGAACATGAAGAGAGAGGCGAGAAGAAGCCTGAATGTCAATGAAGAATATTTAGGCGCATTAAGGACAAAATCCTATGGTGATTTCTTCCTGAAAGCTCAGCTACTTGTAAATAATAATCTGCTATCATCCCCCTCTCAATATACATTCTCAGAAATCCTACTTGATCCAGGTCAAGAAACCATAACATCAATTCTTGAATCAACTAATATTTTTCCAGGGAAATATAATCTCAAATCCCTTCTCTCCAATTACTTCAATATCAGTGCACAAGCCTCAAAATTCTGCAGCCACCTTCTCAAATCCATCAACCAAGTCCAATCTGACTATACTTTTGTTGAACAAGTCCTCGAATCTATCGATGATTGCTCCAATTCTACAGATCAACACTTTGGTTACCTTGTATTAGAGCTTCGATCTTTTGTTATCCACAGCAATCCATTTTCTGACCTCAAGAAACAGGATTTCACACGAATCAACGATGAATACTCGTCGATACTTCAACATTtgaaatcaaagaggaaaaaagTGGCTAGAAAGATAAAATTGATTAAAGGTGTAAATAAGGCTTCAGGGGTATGTGTAACAGCAGCCTGTGGACTAGTTGCTGTTGCAGCTATGGTCCTGGCAGCACATACATTAGCTGCAATAATTATGGGACCAGCAATTTTAAGCTTACCTATAAGTCCAATCAAGAAAAAACTCACGAATCTTCGATTCTTGAAATGTGGATTTTTAAGGAAAATTGGAGCACAACTTGATGTAGCAGCAAAGGGTACATATATTTTAAACAGGGATTTTGATACAATGAGTAGACTCGTGGATCGATTACACGACGAGATTGAACATAACAAGGCAATGATACAGTTGTGTTTGGATAGAAGGGAAGATAGCATTTCATTGCAAgtgttgaaggagttgaagaagagTAATGTTGGATTCAGGAAACAAGTAGAGGAGCTTGAAGAGCATGTTTATTTGTGTCTTTTAACTATTAATAGAGCTAGAGCTTTGGTGATTAAGGAAATTGATATATCTTGTGGGAGCAAAATTAATGGTGATAGCCAAGATAACAAGACTTGTATATAG